The following proteins are encoded in a genomic region of Streptomyces sp. NBC_01723:
- a CDS encoding DUF5994 family protein, producing MTTTQLRPHAAPFRPRAARLVLGSASRFGRPDGAWWPRTRDLARELGELADVIDPLWGRLTHVAVNPRHWQPVPHGVVVVNGHEVAVDRFAEVLNPHRILLQSYTAGRWDLLVVPPPTSASSAARLMAAVA from the coding sequence ATGACCACCACTCAGCTCCGTCCGCACGCGGCACCGTTCCGACCACGTGCCGCGCGCCTCGTCCTTGGATCCGCCAGCCGTTTCGGCCGTCCGGACGGCGCCTGGTGGCCACGGACCCGCGACCTGGCACGAGAACTCGGCGAACTGGCCGACGTGATCGATCCGCTGTGGGGCCGGCTCACCCACGTGGCCGTCAATCCCCGCCACTGGCAGCCTGTCCCGCACGGCGTGGTCGTCGTCAACGGTCACGAGGTGGCGGTCGACCGTTTCGCCGAGGTGCTCAACCCGCACAGGATCCTGCTGCAGTCCTACACCGCGGGCCGTTGGGATCTCCTCGTGGTGCCGCCCCCGACGAGCGCGTCGTCAGCTGCCCGGCTCATGGCCGCCGTGGCGTAG
- a CDS encoding redoxin domain-containing protein, whose protein sequence is MRYEYRLTQRGRGLLPMLLAMQDWADRWLLGDGSLSGTADEESAEARRLADLLGERLPGLELPGHRDGDPLDPVAEAAATVLFCYPATGRPGPLPDGWADIPVAIGCTLENRLFRDAYDDFRAAGAEVRGVSTQRPDEQRVFAVEEGIPFTLLSDVDLRLAAALRLPVFRAGQTLRLKRAVLVVDRARVVHLARFPVTDIPGAVREALAVVRRVAAEN, encoded by the coding sequence GTGCGGTACGAGTACCGGCTGACGCAGAGGGGGCGGGGGCTGCTGCCCATGCTGCTCGCGATGCAGGACTGGGCGGACCGCTGGCTGCTCGGCGACGGCTCGCTGAGCGGCACGGCCGACGAGGAGAGCGCCGAGGCACGGCGGCTGGCGGATCTGCTGGGTGAGCGACTGCCCGGCCTCGAACTGCCGGGACACCGGGACGGCGACCCACTGGACCCGGTGGCCGAGGCCGCGGCCACCGTCCTCTTCTGCTACCCGGCGACCGGCCGCCCGGGCCCGTTGCCGGACGGCTGGGCCGACATCCCGGTCGCCATCGGCTGCACGCTGGAGAACCGGCTGTTCCGGGATGCCTACGACGACTTCCGCGCGGCAGGCGCCGAGGTGCGCGGTGTGAGCACGCAACGCCCGGACGAGCAAAGGGTGTTCGCGGTCGAGGAAGGCATCCCCTTCACCCTGCTCTCGGACGTCGACCTGCGCCTCGCCGCCGCTCTGCGGCTACCCGTGTTCCGTGCGGGGCAGACGCTGCGACTGAAGCGGGCGGTGCTGGTGGTGGACCGCGCACGCGTGGTGCACCTGGCCCGCTTTCCGGTGACGGACATCCCGGGGGCGGTGCGCGAGGCGCTGGCGGTGGTACGGAGGGTGGCGGCGGAAAACTGA
- a CDS encoding arsenate reductase/protein-tyrosine-phosphatase family protein → MDPCRHGCRAGPGPLGSVRSAGSAPAAGVNPAVVAAMAEVGIDIAAEVPKVLTAEAVQASDVVITMACGDTCPVFPGKRYLDWELPDPAGQGVEAVRPIRDEIEKRIRGLVDEIAPVGRA, encoded by the coding sequence CTGGATCCTTGCCGCCATGGCTGTCGGGCTGGGCCTGGGCCGCTTGGTTCGGTCCGATCCGCCGGCTCCGCCCCCGCCGCCGGCGTCAATCCGGCCGTCGTCGCGGCCATGGCGGAGGTGGGCATCGACATCGCGGCCGAGGTACCCAAGGTGCTCACGGCCGAGGCGGTCCAGGCGTCCGACGTCGTGATCACGATGGCCTGCGGTGACACCTGCCCGGTCTTCCCCGGTAAGCGCTACCTCGACTGGGAGCTTCCCGACCCGGCAGGGCAAGGGGTCGAAGCGGTCCGCCCGATCCGCGACGAGATCGAGAAGCGCATCCGCGGCCTGGTCGACGAGATCGCTCCGGTGGGCCGAGCATGA
- a CDS encoding DUF5994 family protein, giving the protein MSDSGSPRVTRILPDAVHQAVPRPGTAVVRLETTHDRKGALDGAWWPRSRDIAGELPGLVSALSEYLGPITRVGLDTDAWDELPTRMTIDGRVVHIDSFPVGDDTVLVTRGGNDLFSLLVVPPHTGPDAARAAMAAAVRAGSQTSAEQILIDTGTERVGPGHAPQAALRHGGHEPGS; this is encoded by the coding sequence ATGTCCGACTCCGGCTCCCCGCGGGTGACCAGGATCCTGCCCGACGCCGTGCACCAGGCTGTTCCTCGACCGGGAACCGCCGTGGTGCGGCTCGAGACGACCCATGACCGGAAGGGCGCGCTCGACGGGGCGTGGTGGCCCCGCTCCCGCGACATCGCCGGTGAACTCCCTGGCCTCGTCTCCGCGCTGTCCGAGTACCTCGGGCCGATCACGCGCGTCGGCCTGGACACCGACGCCTGGGACGAACTGCCGACGCGGATGACGATCGACGGCCGTGTCGTCCACATCGACTCCTTCCCGGTAGGAGACGACACCGTCCTCGTCACCCGGGGCGGCAACGATCTCTTCTCGCTGCTGGTGGTTCCGCCGCACACCGGGCCCGACGCGGCCCGCGCGGCCATGGCCGCGGCCGTGCGCGCCGGCAGTCAGACGTCGGCGGAACAGATCCTCATCGACACCGGCACGGAACGTGTGGGCCCGGGGCATGCCCCCCAAGCCGCTCTACGCCACGGCGGCCATGAGCCGGGCAGCTGA
- a CDS encoding ArsI/CadI family heavy metal resistance metalloenzyme, with amino-acid sequence MSRAQLALRVSDLEASITFYSKLFGTEPAKRREGYANFAITEPALKLVLIEGEPGEETRLDHLGVEVESTEQVSAATTRLKDAGLATFEENDTSCCYALQDKVWVHGPGKEPWEVYVVKADADTLDKGADPHATGDGCCASQAAEEAPSAAGCACG; translated from the coding sequence ATGTCCCGCGCACAGCTCGCCCTGCGTGTCAGTGACCTGGAAGCGTCGATCACCTTCTACTCGAAGCTGTTCGGCACCGAACCGGCCAAGCGGCGCGAGGGCTACGCCAACTTCGCCATCACCGAGCCCGCGCTCAAGCTCGTCCTCATCGAGGGCGAGCCCGGCGAGGAAACCCGACTGGACCACCTCGGCGTCGAGGTCGAGTCCACCGAGCAGGTCTCCGCGGCCACGACCCGCCTCAAGGACGCCGGCCTGGCCACCTTCGAGGAGAACGACACCTCCTGCTGCTACGCCCTCCAGGACAAGGTGTGGGTGCACGGCCCCGGCAAGGAGCCCTGGGAGGTCTACGTCGTGAAGGCCGACGCCGACACCCTCGACAAGGGCGCCGACCCCCACGCCACCGGCGACGGCTGCTGCGCGAGCCAGGCCGCCGAGGAGGCACCGAGCGCCGCGGGCTGTGCCTGCGGCTAG
- a CDS encoding alpha/beta fold hydrolase has product MSRMTVGDTALHYDDLGSPDGMPVVLIHGHPFNRTLWAPQARALVAAGHRVVTPDLRGYGESDVTPGKVFLSDLADDIAALLDHLDIERAVVGGVSMGGQIAMEFCRHHLGRVRALVLSDTSAPAETDEGRAYRNRLADRLLAEGMAGYADEVIGKMLASYNVAALPDVAAHVLGMMRATDPRGAAAALRGRAERPDYRDTLATVAVPTLIVVGADDVYTPVTEAEAIAGLVPHAALSVIDGAGHLPGAEQPERFNTVLLDFLRTAEPAGTASPTTSSPLPDQPA; this is encoded by the coding sequence ATGAGCCGCATGACCGTGGGCGACACCGCACTCCACTACGACGACCTCGGCTCCCCGGACGGGATGCCGGTCGTTCTGATCCACGGGCACCCGTTCAACCGCACGCTGTGGGCGCCCCAGGCCCGAGCTCTCGTCGCGGCCGGGCACCGGGTGGTCACTCCCGACCTGCGGGGGTACGGGGAGAGCGACGTGACGCCCGGAAAGGTGTTCCTCTCCGATCTCGCCGACGACATCGCCGCCCTCCTGGATCATCTGGACATCGAACGCGCGGTGGTCGGTGGCGTCTCCATGGGGGGCCAGATCGCCATGGAGTTCTGCCGCCACCACCTGGGGCGGGTACGGGCACTCGTCCTGTCCGACACGTCGGCCCCCGCCGAGACCGACGAGGGCAGGGCGTACCGCAACCGTCTGGCCGACCGACTGCTCGCCGAGGGCATGGCGGGCTACGCGGACGAGGTCATCGGCAAGATGCTCGCTTCCTACAACGTCGCCGCTCTCCCGGATGTGGCCGCACACGTTCTCGGCATGATGCGCGCCACCGATCCCCGTGGGGCCGCGGCGGCACTGCGCGGCCGCGCCGAACGTCCCGACTACCGCGACACCCTCGCCACCGTCGCGGTGCCGACACTGATCGTGGTCGGCGCGGACGACGTCTACACGCCCGTCACCGAGGCCGAGGCCATCGCCGGCCTCGTTCCGCACGCCGCGCTGAGCGTCATCGACGGCGCCGGGCACCTGCCGGGCGCCGAGCAGCCCGAGCGCTTCAACACCGTCTTGCTGGACTTCCTCCGGACGGCCGAGCCTGCCGGCACCGCCTCGCCGACCACTTCCTCACCGCTTCCGGACCAACCGGCGTGA
- a CDS encoding DUF2848 family protein translates to MASSAVSGIRPPRLGRAATPSSHPPLTCACPHLPRDPERRPTGYRRSTGTPPARRSGRWSWRTPRKLLLTAACDHTDRDLEVHGVAWSKNAGPDVLARRAWRLADVESRLDDLPLRAWDTHGDTSTEIQHGTLAELLAPAYWIDVPRSRGGLTPGTVLISGTIPMPPGVDRFADGWTVELAAPATGDTIRLQYDVQPMPAPIG, encoded by the coding sequence ATGGCCTCGAGTGCGGTCAGCGGTATCCGGCCGCCCCGGCTCGGCCGGGCGGCCACCCCTTCCTCCCACCCTCCTCTCACCTGCGCGTGCCCGCATCTCCCGAGGGATCCGGAACGCAGACCGACCGGGTACAGGCGCAGCACGGGCACACCTCCGGCGAGGCGGAGTGGGCGCTGGTCGTGGCGGACGCCGAGGAAGCTGCTGCTGACCGCCGCCTGCGACCACACCGACCGCGACCTGGAGGTGCACGGCGTGGCCTGGAGCAAGAACGCCGGTCCCGACGTCCTGGCCCGCCGCGCCTGGCGCCTGGCCGACGTGGAGTCCCGCCTCGACGACCTCCCCCTGCGCGCCTGGGACACCCACGGCGACACGTCGACGGAGATCCAGCACGGCACCCTGGCGGAACTCCTCGCCCCCGCCTACTGGATCGACGTGCCGCGCTCACGTGGCGGGCTCACGCCCGGCACCGTCCTGATCTCCGGCACCATCCCCATGCCCCCCGGCGTCGACCGGTTCGCCGACGGCTGGACCGTGGAGCTGGCCGCCCCCGCCACCGGGGACACGATCCGCCTTCAGTACGACGTCCAGCCCATGCCGGCGCCCATCGGCTGA
- a CDS encoding GNAT family N-acetyltransferase translates to MSTAGDHRITAMAADHAHQVLEIYRLGTDEGNATFETTAPSWEEFNATKLPEHRYVALDATGRALGWVAAVPVSDRCAYVGVVEHSVYVHPEARGRGIGAALLRELIRSAETAGIWTIRSGIFPENTASLALHHKTGFRIVGTRERIGRHRGVWRDVVLIERRSPAV, encoded by the coding sequence ATGAGCACGGCCGGCGACCACCGCATCACCGCGATGGCGGCCGACCACGCTCACCAAGTCCTGGAGATCTACCGACTCGGCACCGACGAGGGCAACGCCACCTTCGAGACCACCGCTCCCAGCTGGGAAGAGTTCAACGCCACCAAGCTGCCGGAACACCGGTACGTCGCCCTCGACGCCACGGGCCGGGCCCTCGGCTGGGTCGCCGCCGTACCGGTCTCCGACCGATGCGCATACGTCGGCGTCGTCGAGCACTCGGTGTACGTCCACCCCGAGGCACGCGGCCGGGGCATCGGCGCCGCACTCCTCCGCGAGCTGATCAGGTCGGCGGAGACCGCCGGGATCTGGACCATCCGATCCGGCATCTTCCCCGAGAACACCGCCAGCCTCGCCCTCCATCACAAGACGGGCTTCCGCATCGTCGGTACGCGCGAGCGCATCGGCCGACACCGTGGCGTTTGGCGCGACGTCGTACTGATCGAACGCAGAAGCCCAGCCGTCTGA
- a CDS encoding DUF7144 family membrane protein, translating to MATIPRETRRGHGEPGDSERLSGASLFAGAVMMLSGPLSILMGASGIARDNLFAASQYAYRFDLTAWGWIHIVVGLALVVAGMGVVTNQSWARGAGAVAAGISLITQFMFVPYYPLWAIPVMTIDLFIIFALTRFHVGTNGGR from the coding sequence ATGGCAACGATTCCGAGGGAGACACGGCGAGGGCACGGAGAGCCAGGCGACAGCGAAAGGCTCAGCGGCGCGTCTCTCTTCGCCGGCGCCGTGATGATGCTCAGCGGGCCGCTCAGCATTCTCATGGGGGCGTCCGGCATCGCGAGGGACAACCTGTTCGCCGCGTCCCAGTACGCCTATCGGTTCGACCTGACAGCTTGGGGCTGGATCCACATCGTGGTCGGCCTGGCACTCGTCGTTGCCGGCATGGGTGTCGTGACAAACCAGAGCTGGGCGCGTGGGGCGGGCGCAGTGGCGGCAGGGATCAGCCTGATCACCCAGTTCATGTTCGTCCCGTACTACCCGCTGTGGGCCATCCCCGTGATGACCATCGACCTCTTCATCATCTTTGCCCTGACGAGATTCCACGTCGGAACCAACGGCGGTCGTTGA
- a CDS encoding DUF5994 family protein, translating to MITTVPTAPSTLPPPLVRLRLAPHGALPRRIDGVWWPYSRDLLTQLPKMLAALPSAWGDITGVTVYAAAWSAAPGRMFVANQVVRLHKAPASPHAPDRVVLLSPGLGRWDLQVIPPDATEEAAALLTAAALDDRRPGADGEARRGTRAPRW from the coding sequence GTGATCACCACAGTCCCCACCGCACCGTCCACCCTGCCCCCGCCCCTCGTCCGCCTGCGTCTCGCGCCACACGGCGCGCTGCCGCGCCGGATCGACGGGGTGTGGTGGCCGTACTCCCGCGATCTTCTGACACAGCTCCCGAAGATGCTTGCCGCGCTGCCGAGCGCGTGGGGCGACATCACCGGCGTCACCGTGTACGCCGCGGCCTGGTCGGCGGCGCCTGGGCGCATGTTCGTCGCCAACCAGGTCGTACGCCTGCACAAGGCTCCCGCGTCGCCGCACGCCCCGGACCGGGTCGTCCTGCTCTCCCCCGGGCTCGGCCGCTGGGACCTGCAGGTGATCCCGCCGGATGCGACGGAGGAAGCGGCCGCTCTCCTCACGGCCGCCGCCCTGGACGACCGGCGGCCCGGCGCCGACGGAGAAGCCCGGCGGGGAACCCGCGCCCCTCGGTGGTAG
- a CDS encoding fatty acid desaturase family protein, which yields MTMATTPATRSDTPGSDFARLSKKIADAGLLGRRPGYYTLRITAVTGLYAAGWAAFVLVGASWWTLAVAAFLAVMYGQVALVAHDMAHRQVFRRRRASELSGRIAGASIGMSYGWWQDKHTRHHANPNTEDLDPDIGPDLLVWSPDQARAATGLPRLLGRWQAFLFFPLLTLEGFNLHVASGRAVADRRLKRRALDGTLLLAHCAVYLTALFWVLPPGMAIAFLAVHQCLFGVYLGSAFAPNHKGMPILTADDRPDFLRRQVLTSRNVNGGRFTDLALGGLNHQIEHHLFPSMPSPNLRKARAIVRRYCRDLGVDYAETGLVASYRLALTSLHDAGAPLRRTRVRA from the coding sequence ATGACCATGGCCACCACCCCCGCCACGCGCTCCGACACTCCCGGCAGCGACTTCGCCCGGCTGTCGAAGAAGATCGCGGATGCCGGACTGCTGGGGCGCCGCCCCGGCTACTACACGTTACGCATCACCGCGGTGACGGGGCTCTACGCCGCCGGATGGGCCGCGTTCGTCCTTGTCGGCGCCTCCTGGTGGACACTGGCGGTCGCCGCGTTCCTGGCCGTGATGTACGGGCAAGTCGCCCTCGTCGCCCATGACATGGCTCACCGGCAGGTGTTCCGCCGCCGCCGGGCCAGCGAGCTGTCCGGACGGATCGCCGGCGCGTCGATCGGCATGAGTTACGGCTGGTGGCAGGACAAGCACACCCGTCACCACGCCAACCCCAACACCGAGGACCTCGACCCCGACATCGGCCCCGACCTGCTCGTCTGGTCCCCGGACCAGGCCCGCGCCGCCACCGGACTGCCCCGCCTGCTCGGCCGCTGGCAGGCGTTCCTCTTCTTTCCCCTGCTCACGCTGGAGGGCTTCAACCTGCACGTGGCGAGCGGCAGGGCCGTGGCCGACCGCCGGCTCAAGCGCCGGGCGCTCGACGGAACACTGCTGCTCGCGCACTGCGCCGTCTACCTGACCGCCCTGTTCTGGGTCCTGCCGCCCGGAATGGCGATCGCCTTCCTCGCCGTCCACCAGTGCCTGTTCGGCGTCTACCTCGGTTCGGCCTTCGCACCCAACCACAAGGGGATGCCGATCCTGACGGCCGACGACCGCCCCGACTTCCTCCGCCGCCAGGTGCTCACCTCGCGCAACGTCAACGGCGGCCGGTTCACCGACCTGGCGCTCGGCGGCCTGAACCACCAGATCGAGCACCACCTGTTCCCGAGCATGCCCAGCCCTAACCTGCGCAAGGCCCGCGCCATCGTCCGGCGGTACTGCCGGGACCTGGGCGTGGACTACGCGGAGACGGGCCTGGTCGCCTCCTACCGGCTGGCGCTCACCAGCCTCCACGACGCGGGCGCCCCGCTCCGACGGACCCGCGTCCGCGCCTAG
- a CDS encoding DUF5994 family protein gives MTATVSPPTTSEDRLPTSPVRLSLFPEGSAPLLLDGAWWPRSRDLAAELPALASVLDPLWGRITRVTVNPAQWPVVPRRVSVAGHVVKVGWFRFEQDEHELLLLSYHVGRWNLLVVPPQTPPAAAAWLMAAASDPRRTATASSLLADAARLTATAETDRTREAVWESEGGHGAGALVTSPWLRVAVAAPEDRPERV, from the coding sequence ATGACTGCGACCGTCTCTCCTCCGACGACGTCTGAAGACCGGCTTCCCACGTCTCCCGTGCGTCTGTCGCTCTTTCCCGAGGGTTCGGCACCGCTCCTGCTGGACGGCGCCTGGTGGCCGCGCTCGCGTGATCTCGCCGCCGAACTGCCGGCCCTGGCGTCCGTTCTCGATCCGCTGTGGGGGCGGATCACCCGGGTCACGGTGAACCCCGCCCAGTGGCCGGTCGTCCCGCGCAGGGTGTCTGTCGCCGGGCATGTGGTGAAGGTGGGCTGGTTCCGCTTCGAGCAGGACGAGCACGAGTTGCTGCTGCTCTCCTACCACGTGGGCCGCTGGAACTTGCTGGTCGTTCCCCCGCAGACGCCTCCGGCCGCGGCCGCCTGGCTGATGGCCGCCGCGAGCGACCCGCGCCGGACAGCGACCGCGAGCAGCCTGCTGGCGGATGCCGCGCGTCTGACGGCGACCGCCGAGACCGACCGCACCAGGGAAGCGGTGTGGGAGTCCGAAGGAGGACATGGAGCCGGTGCTCTTGTCACTTCTCCGTGGCTTCGAGTCGCCGTCGCCGCGCCGGAGGACCGGCCGGAAAGGGTGTGA
- a CDS encoding fused MFS/spermidine synthase, which produces MSVVTDSSPLVVAEGKARVRGLGARAAVALVFGSSAAVLVVEIVALRLLAPYLGLTLETSTMVIGIALTAIAVGSWLGGKIADQVDPRRLLGPSLGVSGAVVGLTPAVLRTTAEWAPTALLFIASLTILVPGALLSAVTPMVTKLRLTSLAETGTVVGRLSGVGTVGAIFGTVLTGFVLVSRLPVSGILIGLGTLLVAGSAVVEWRTRGWSGTPALALVVVAGGLATAVAPGGCDAETRYHCARVVADPERDSGRTLVLDGVRHSYVDLDDPTFLEFAYVRAIASVADSAFPKGEPLAAHHLGGGGLTLPRYLAATRPGTRSLVSEIDSGVVRIDRERLGLRSAAGVDVRAEDGRLGLRRLDTGSRDLVVGDAFGGVSVPWHLTTVEAMTDVRRVLREGGLYVANLIDHGGLDFARAEAATLGEVFEHVALVGEPVDIGLAPGTDPDGGNLVVLASDRPVDLRATQRALDARRTGWKVASGDRLASWTGDARPLTDDYAPVDQLLQPAAARRGP; this is translated from the coding sequence ATGTCGGTCGTGACCGATTCGTCGCCCTTGGTCGTCGCCGAAGGCAAGGCGCGCGTGCGTGGGTTGGGGGCCCGTGCCGCCGTCGCGCTCGTGTTCGGGTCGTCCGCCGCCGTGCTCGTGGTCGAGATCGTCGCCCTGCGGCTGCTGGCTCCCTATCTCGGGCTCACCCTCGAGACCAGCACCATGGTGATCGGCATCGCCCTCACGGCGATCGCCGTCGGGTCGTGGCTCGGGGGGAAGATCGCCGATCAGGTCGATCCCCGGCGGCTTCTCGGGCCCTCGCTCGGGGTGTCGGGGGCGGTCGTGGGGCTCACCCCCGCCGTGCTGCGCACCACCGCGGAGTGGGCGCCGACGGCGCTGCTGTTCATCGCGTCGCTGACCATCCTCGTGCCGGGCGCGCTGCTGTCCGCGGTGACGCCGATGGTGACGAAGCTGCGGCTCACCAGCCTCGCCGAGACCGGGACGGTCGTCGGACGGCTGTCGGGAGTCGGCACCGTCGGGGCCATCTTCGGGACCGTCCTCACCGGCTTCGTCCTCGTGTCGCGGTTGCCGGTCAGCGGCATCCTGATCGGGCTCGGCACGCTGCTGGTGGCCGGATCGGCGGTGGTCGAGTGGCGCACGCGCGGGTGGAGCGGTACGCCAGCCCTTGCCCTCGTGGTCGTCGCCGGGGGCCTCGCCACCGCGGTCGCGCCCGGGGGCTGCGACGCCGAGACCCGGTACCACTGCGCGCGGGTGGTCGCGGATCCCGAACGGGACAGCGGGCGCACGCTGGTCCTGGACGGTGTGCGGCACTCGTACGTCGACCTCGACGATCCGACGTTCCTGGAGTTCGCGTACGTGCGCGCCATCGCGTCCGTGGCCGACTCCGCGTTTCCCAAGGGTGAGCCGCTCGCCGCCCATCACCTGGGCGGTGGCGGGCTCACCCTTCCCCGGTACCTGGCCGCCACTCGGCCCGGGACGCGCAGCCTCGTATCCGAGATCGACAGCGGCGTCGTACGGATCGACCGGGAGCGTCTCGGTCTGCGTTCGGCCGCCGGTGTCGACGTACGCGCCGAGGACGGCAGGCTCGGTCTGCGGCGCCTGGACACGGGCAGTCGGGACCTCGTCGTCGGCGACGCCTTCGGGGGCGTCAGCGTGCCGTGGCACCTCACCACGGTGGAGGCGATGACCGACGTACGGCGGGTGCTGCGGGAGGGCGGGCTGTACGTCGCCAATCTCATCGACCACGGGGGACTGGACTTCGCGCGTGCCGAAGCCGCCACCCTCGGCGAGGTCTTCGAGCACGTCGCCCTCGTCGGCGAACCCGTCGACATCGGCCTCGCCCCGGGCACCGACCCCGACGGCGGCAACCTGGTCGTGCTCGCCTCCGACCGGCCCGTCGACCTGCGCGCGACGCAGCGGGCGCTCGACGCCCGGCGGACCGGCTGGAAGGTCGCCAGTGGTGACCGGCTCGCCTCCTGGACCGGCGACGCCCGACCGCTCACCGACGACTACGCACCCGTCGACCAGCTCCTCCAGCCGGCCGCCGCGCGGCGCGGGCCGTGA
- a CDS encoding SCO4226 family nickel-binding protein → MAKFIDVHHGMKGITSDQFLAAHNADLAVEGDEGVHFEQAWADPDSGTVWCLSEGPSPEAVQRTHERAGHTADEIYPVSLML, encoded by the coding sequence ATGGCGAAGTTCATTGACGTGCACCACGGCATGAAGGGGATCACGAGCGATCAGTTCCTGGCCGCCCACAATGCCGACCTGGCGGTGGAAGGCGACGAAGGCGTGCACTTCGAGCAGGCGTGGGCAGACCCGGATTCCGGCACGGTGTGGTGCCTGTCCGAAGGGCCCTCGCCGGAAGCGGTCCAGCGGACCCACGAGCGGGCGGGCCACACCGCCGACGAGATCTACCCGGTGTCACTCATGCTGTAG
- a CDS encoding ArsR/SmtB family transcription factor, protein MSNQEWVVLGRTDEAGACCPGLLTAPLDEDQALEPAKVFKALGDPVRLRLLSIIASRAGGEVCVCDLTPAFDLSQPTISHHLKLLRQAGLIDCERRGTWVYYWLVPEMTDRLASILTRPMGEPLPDRGAPAGAAS, encoded by the coding sequence ATGTCGAATCAAGAGTGGGTGGTGCTCGGCCGGACCGACGAGGCCGGGGCCTGCTGCCCCGGGTTGTTGACTGCTCCCCTGGACGAGGACCAGGCCTTGGAGCCGGCGAAGGTGTTCAAGGCGCTGGGTGACCCGGTGCGGCTGCGCCTGCTGTCGATCATCGCCTCACGGGCGGGCGGTGAGGTGTGCGTCTGTGACCTGACCCCGGCTTTCGATCTGTCCCAGCCGACGATCTCGCATCACCTGAAGCTGCTGCGGCAGGCAGGCCTCATCGACTGCGAACGGCGCGGCACGTGGGTCTACTACTGGCTGGTCCCGGAGATGACCGACCGACTGGCGAGCATCCTGACCCGCCCCATGGGCGAGCCTCTGCCCGACCGCGGCGCGCCGGCCGGAGCTGCTTCGTGA